Proteins encoded by one window of Pseudomonas sp. PSKL.D1:
- a CDS encoding ABC transporter substrate-binding protein: MKSLMLRTALAAVILGATGQLAAKPLVVCTEASPEGFDIVQYTTAVTADASAETVFNRLVDFKPGTTDIQPALAERWDISADGLTYTFHLRQGVKFHTTDYFKPTRDFNADDVLWSLNRQLDPNHPWHDKTSVGYPYFESMAFKDLLKSVAKTDDHTVVITLTRPEAPFLRDMAMAFTSIYSAEYGDQLLKAGKTADLNSKPVGTGPFIFQRYNKDAQVRYKPNPDYFRGKPPADALIFAIATDNNVRLQKLRANECQVALYPKPDDVPSIKADPKLKVAEIEALVTGYISMNTQHKYLSDVRVRKAINMAFDRQTHVDQLFGKGNALVGVNPYPPTMIGYNTSNQNPPHDLAKARELLKQAGVPEGTVITLFTRNGGGPTNPNPRLSAEMLQSDLAKIGIKLDIRVMEWAEMLRRAKKGEADLVSAGWAGDNGDPDNFLSPMLSCDAAKSGENYARWCNPRFQELITRAREVIDNDERARLYAEALKVYDDDQPWISMAHPKMFTAMRENVEGYVINPLTNNNFATTKVK; encoded by the coding sequence ATGAAATCGCTAATGCTCCGCACTGCCCTGGCAGCGGTCATCCTGGGGGCTACTGGCCAGCTGGCCGCCAAGCCATTGGTGGTGTGCACCGAAGCCAGCCCGGAAGGCTTCGACATCGTCCAGTACACCACCGCGGTCACCGCCGACGCCTCGGCCGAAACGGTGTTCAACCGCCTGGTCGACTTCAAGCCCGGCACCACCGATATCCAACCGGCCCTGGCCGAACGCTGGGACATTTCCGCCGACGGCCTGACTTATACGTTCCACCTGCGCCAAGGCGTGAAGTTCCATACCACCGACTACTTCAAGCCCACCCGCGACTTCAATGCCGACGACGTGCTGTGGAGCCTGAACCGCCAACTCGACCCGAACCACCCCTGGCACGACAAGACCAGCGTCGGCTACCCGTATTTCGAAAGCATGGCCTTCAAGGACTTGCTCAAATCGGTTGCAAAAACCGACGACCACACCGTGGTCATTACCCTCACCCGCCCGGAAGCGCCGTTTCTGCGGGACATGGCCATGGCCTTCACCTCGATCTACTCCGCCGAGTATGGCGACCAGTTGCTCAAGGCCGGCAAAACCGCCGACCTCAACAGCAAGCCGGTCGGTACCGGCCCGTTCATCTTCCAGCGTTACAACAAAGACGCCCAGGTTCGCTATAAACCCAACCCGGACTACTTCCGTGGCAAACCACCCGCCGATGCGCTGATCTTTGCCATCGCCACCGACAATAACGTCCGCCTGCAAAAACTACGCGCCAACGAATGCCAGGTGGCGTTGTACCCCAAACCCGACGACGTGCCGTCGATCAAGGCCGACCCCAAGCTGAAGGTGGCCGAAATCGAAGCCCTGGTAACCGGCTACATCTCGATGAACACCCAGCACAAGTACCTGAGCGACGTGCGCGTGCGCAAAGCCATCAACATGGCCTTCGACCGCCAGACCCACGTCGACCAGTTGTTCGGCAAAGGTAATGCACTGGTGGGCGTGAACCCTTACCCGCCCACCATGATCGGCTACAACACCAGCAACCAGAACCCGCCTCACGACCTGGCCAAGGCCCGCGAACTGCTCAAGCAGGCCGGCGTACCGGAGGGTACGGTGATCACGCTGTTCACCCGCAACGGCGGCGGTCCGACCAACCCCAACCCTCGGCTGTCCGCAGAAATGCTGCAGTCCGACCTGGCCAAGATCGGCATCAAGCTGGATATCCGCGTGATGGAATGGGCCGAAATGCTGCGCCGTGCCAAAAAAGGCGAAGCCGACTTGGTGTCTGCAGGCTGGGCCGGCGACAACGGCGACCCGGATAACTTCCTGAGCCCCATGCTCAGCTGCGACGCCGCCAAAAGCGGCGAAAACTACGCCCGCTGGTGCAACCCCAGATTCCAGGAGCTGATCACCCGCGCCCGCGAAGTGATCGACAACGACGAGCGCGCAAGGCTCTATGCCGAGGCATTGAAGGTGTACGATGACGATCAGCCCTGGATCAGCATGGCCCATCCGAAAATGTTCACGGCCATGCGTGAGAACGTGGAGGGATACGTGATCAACCCTCTGACCAACAACAACTTCGCCACCACCAAGGTGAAGTAG
- a CDS encoding ABC transporter permease subunit has product MLSFIARRLGLLIPTFFGITLLTFALIRLIPGDPVEVMMGERRVDPEMHAQAMERLGLNKPLPAQYLDYVGKLAQGDLGESLRTRESVWNEFLTLFPATLELAFAALLFAGTVGLLAGVIAALKRGSLFDHGVMGISLAGYSMPIFWWGLILIMFFSVSLGWTPVSGRIDLLYDIEPKTGFMLIDTLLSDEEGAFKDAVMHLILPAIVLGTIPLAVIARMTRSSMLEVLREDYIRTARAKGLSPARVVFVHGLRNALIPVLTVFGLQVGTLLAGAVLTETIFSWPGIGKWLIEAIGARDYPVVQNGILLIACLVILVNFVVDILYGLANPRIRHQR; this is encoded by the coding sequence ATGTTGAGTTTTATTGCCCGGCGCCTGGGCCTGTTGATTCCGACCTTCTTCGGCATCACCTTGCTGACCTTCGCGCTCATACGCCTGATCCCCGGCGACCCGGTGGAAGTGATGATGGGCGAACGCAGGGTCGACCCCGAAATGCACGCCCAGGCCATGGAGCGCCTTGGCCTGAACAAACCCCTGCCGGCCCAGTATCTGGATTATGTCGGCAAGCTCGCCCAGGGAGATCTCGGTGAATCCCTGCGTACCCGCGAAAGCGTGTGGAACGAGTTCCTCACGCTGTTCCCCGCCACGCTGGAACTGGCTTTCGCCGCGTTGCTGTTCGCCGGCACTGTCGGCCTGTTGGCCGGGGTGATCGCGGCGCTCAAGCGCGGGTCGCTGTTCGACCACGGCGTAATGGGCATTTCGCTGGCCGGTTACTCCATGCCGATCTTCTGGTGGGGCCTGATCCTGATCATGTTCTTCTCGGTTAGCCTCGGCTGGACCCCCGTATCCGGGCGTATCGACCTGCTTTACGACATCGAGCCGAAAACCGGCTTCATGCTCATCGACACCCTGCTCAGCGACGAGGAAGGCGCCTTCAAGGACGCCGTGATGCACCTGATCCTGCCGGCCATTGTGCTCGGCACCATCCCCTTGGCAGTGATCGCCCGCATGACCCGTTCGTCGATGCTCGAAGTGCTGCGCGAGGACTACATCCGCACAGCCCGCGCCAAGGGCCTGTCGCCAGCCCGCGTGGTGTTCGTGCACGGCCTGCGCAACGCACTGATCCCGGTGCTGACCGTGTTCGGCCTGCAAGTCGGCACGCTGCTGGCCGGCGCGGTACTGACCGAAACCATCTTTTCCTGGCCGGGCATCGGCAAGTGGCTGATCGAAGCCATCGGTGCCCGTGACTACCCCGTGGTCCAGAACGGCATCCTGTTGATCGCCTGCCTGGTGATCCTGGTCAACTTCGTCGTGGACATCCTCTACGGCCTGGCCAACCCACGCATCCGTCATCAGCGCTGA
- a CDS encoding ABC transporter permease subunit, whose amino-acid sequence MTSPIPKSVTPASPVDQSLLYPSPYKEFWHAFSRNKGAVMGLAFMCLVVFCALFAPWVAPHDPSEQYRDFLLTPPVWLEGGTWQFILGTDELGRDLLSRLIQGARLSLLIGLSSVVISLIPGILLGLLAGFFPQILGPSIMRLMDVMLALPSLLLAVAIVAILGPGLINTVIAIAIVSLPSYVRLTRAAVMGELNRDYVTAARLAGASLPRLMFVTVLPNCMAPLIVQATLSFSSAILDAAALGFLGLGVQPPTPEWGTMLASARDYIERAWWVVSLPGLTILLSVLAINLMGDGLRDALDPKLKNAA is encoded by the coding sequence ATGACTAGCCCTATTCCGAAATCCGTCACGCCGGCCAGCCCGGTGGACCAAAGCCTGCTCTACCCGTCGCCGTACAAAGAATTCTGGCACGCCTTCTCGCGCAACAAGGGCGCGGTGATGGGCCTGGCATTCATGTGCCTGGTGGTGTTCTGCGCGCTGTTCGCGCCGTGGGTCGCCCCCCATGACCCCAGCGAGCAGTACCGCGACTTCCTGCTGACCCCGCCGGTGTGGCTTGAAGGCGGTACCTGGCAGTTCATCCTCGGCACCGATGAGCTGGGCCGCGACCTGCTGTCGCGCTTGATCCAGGGCGCGCGCCTGTCACTGCTGATCGGCCTGTCGTCGGTAGTGATCTCGCTGATCCCGGGCATCCTGCTGGGCCTGCTGGCCGGGTTTTTCCCGCAGATTCTCGGCCCGTCGATCATGCGCCTGATGGACGTGATGCTGGCCCTGCCGTCGCTGCTGCTCGCCGTGGCCATCGTCGCCATCCTCGGCCCTGGCCTGATCAATACCGTGATCGCAATTGCCATCGTTTCGTTGCCGTCCTACGTGCGCCTGACCCGCGCCGCCGTGATGGGCGAGCTCAACCGCGACTACGTCACCGCCGCCCGCCTGGCCGGCGCCAGCCTGCCGCGGTTGATGTTCGTCACCGTGCTGCCCAACTGCATGGCGCCTCTGATCGTGCAGGCAACCCTGAGCTTCTCCTCGGCGATCCTCGACGCCGCCGCCCTGGGCTTCCTGGGCCTGGGCGTACAACCGCCGACCCCCGAGTGGGGCACCATGCTGGCCTCGGCCCGTGACTACATCGAGCGCGCCTGGTGGGTGGTGAGCCTGCCTGGCCTGACCATTCTGCTCAGTGTGCTGGCAATCAACCTGATGGGCGACGGCCTGCGCGATGCGCTGGACCCGAAACTCAAGAACGCCGCCTGA
- a CDS encoding ABC transporter ATP-binding protein, with protein MSLLQINNLNVRFGDATAVPVVDGLDLSVDAGEILAIVGESGSGKSVTMMALMGLIDAPGRITADSLTFDGTDMLKLSGRQRRKVVGKDIAMVFQDPMTALNPSYTVGYQIEEVLRQHLGLKGKAARQRALELLKKVEIPAAESRLDAYPHQLSGGMSQRVAIAMAIAGEPKLLIADEPTTALDVTIQAQIMELLVNLQKERNMALILITHDLAVVAETAKRVCVMYAGQAVEVGQVPELFDVPAHPYSEALLAAIPEHSIGAERLATLPGIVPGRYDRPAGCLLSPRCPYVQDNCRRQRPPLDPQAHGLVRCFYPLNQEVA; from the coding sequence ATGTCACTGTTGCAGATCAACAACCTGAACGTGCGCTTCGGCGACGCCACTGCCGTGCCCGTGGTGGACGGCTTGGACCTTAGCGTGGATGCCGGGGAAATCCTGGCCATCGTCGGCGAGTCCGGCTCAGGCAAATCCGTCACCATGATGGCCCTGATGGGCCTGATCGACGCCCCCGGGCGCATCACCGCCGATTCACTGACGTTCGACGGCACCGACATGCTCAAGCTCAGCGGCCGCCAGCGCCGCAAAGTGGTGGGCAAGGACATCGCCATGGTCTTCCAGGACCCGATGACCGCGCTCAACCCCAGCTATACCGTGGGCTACCAGATCGAAGAAGTGCTGCGCCAGCATCTGGGCCTGAAGGGTAAAGCTGCACGCCAGCGCGCCTTGGAGCTGTTGAAGAAGGTCGAGATCCCGGCGGCCGAGAGCCGCCTGGACGCCTACCCGCACCAGCTCTCCGGCGGCATGAGCCAACGCGTGGCAATTGCCATGGCGATCGCCGGCGAGCCCAAGCTGCTGATTGCCGACGAACCCACCACCGCGCTCGACGTGACCATTCAGGCGCAGATCATGGAGCTGCTGGTGAACCTGCAGAAAGAGCGCAACATGGCGCTCATCCTGATCACCCACGACCTCGCCGTGGTTGCCGAAACCGCCAAGCGCGTGTGCGTGATGTACGCCGGCCAGGCCGTTGAAGTGGGCCAGGTGCCGGAGCTGTTCGACGTGCCTGCCCACCCCTACAGCGAAGCCCTGCTGGCGGCGATCCCCGAGCACAGCATTGGCGCCGAGCGTTTGGCCACCCTGCCCGGGATCGTACCTGGCCGCTACGACCGCCCGGCCGGCTGCCTGCTGTCGCCGCGCTGCCCGTATGTGCAGGACAACTGCCGGCGCCAGCGCCCGCCCCTCGATCCCCAGGCCCATGGCCTGGTGCGTTGCTTCTACCCGCTGAACCAGGAGGTGGCGTGA
- a CDS encoding peptide ABC transporter ATP-binding protein, whose amino-acid sequence MAVVLSARDLTRHYEVSRGLFKGHALVRALNGVSFELEAGKTLAVVGESGCGKSTLARALTLIEEPSSGSLQIDGTEVKGASKSERKQLRRDVQMVFQSPYASLNPRQKIGDQLAEPLLINTSLSKAERRDKVQKMMEQVGLRPEHYQRYPHMFSGGQRQRIALARAMMLQPKVLVADEPTSALDVSIQAQVLNLFMDLQKEFNTAYVFISHNLAVVRHVADQVLVMYLGRPAEMGPKEDIYEKPLHPYTQALLSATPAIHPDPLKPKIRIAGELPNPLNPPDGCAFHKRCPHATERCAKEVPVLRQVGTRQVACHYAEQFL is encoded by the coding sequence ATGGCTGTCGTTCTATCCGCCCGGGACCTGACCCGGCATTACGAAGTCTCCCGTGGCCTGTTCAAGGGGCATGCGCTGGTGCGTGCGCTCAATGGCGTGTCGTTCGAGCTGGAGGCAGGCAAAACGCTGGCTGTGGTCGGTGAGTCCGGCTGTGGCAAATCGACCCTGGCTCGCGCGCTTACCCTGATCGAAGAGCCTTCTTCCGGCTCACTGCAAATCGATGGCACCGAAGTCAAAGGCGCCAGCAAAAGTGAGCGCAAGCAGCTGCGCCGCGACGTGCAGATGGTGTTCCAGAGCCCCTACGCCTCGCTCAACCCTCGGCAGAAAATTGGCGACCAGCTGGCCGAGCCGCTGCTGATCAACACCTCGCTGAGCAAGGCCGAACGGCGCGACAAAGTGCAGAAGATGATGGAGCAGGTGGGCCTGCGGCCCGAACACTATCAGCGCTATCCGCACATGTTCTCCGGTGGCCAGCGCCAGCGTATCGCGCTGGCCCGGGCGATGATGCTACAGCCCAAGGTGCTGGTGGCGGATGAGCCTACGTCGGCGCTGGACGTGTCGATCCAGGCGCAGGTGCTGAACCTGTTCATGGATTTGCAGAAAGAGTTCAATACAGCGTACGTGTTCATCTCGCACAACCTGGCGGTGGTGCGCCATGTGGCGGATCAGGTGCTGGTGATGTACCTCGGCCGGCCGGCAGAAATGGGGCCGAAAGAAGACATTTACGAAAAGCCGCTGCACCCGTATACCCAGGCGCTACTGTCGGCCACGCCGGCGATTCACCCAGACCCGCTCAAACCCAAAATCCGTATTGCCGGGGAGCTGCCTAACCCGCTGAATCCGCCTGATGGGTGTGCATTCCACAAGCGCTGCCCGCATGCGACGGAGCGTTGTGCCAAGGAGGTGCCGGTGTTGCGGCAGGTGGGGACTCGGCAGGTGGCTTGCCATTACGCAGAGCAGTTCCTCTAG
- a CDS encoding helix-turn-helix domain-containing protein — MTAPTLPDGPEQTALTADTVLRYHLCWKHRDLDGVIALYHPDVQYHDFFQNRVLGYVELRDYVSACLPHEAGEDIVHSDRIRVDGCTAFIQYQVTVQGGEGLVAFQSSEAITVKDGLIWRVNEYATLVRQSGNSLTSGGPRPATSRLGLSPRQLSTMAQDLEHYFQRQRPYLDPELDLQQVADASGYSRNQISYLLNQVLGQSFYRYVNQARLQHLMASLDDDSVEATIDDLAFNAGFNSLSAFYKCFREQTGVTPKAYLKQISLRART; from the coding sequence ATGACCGCCCCCACCCTCCCCGACGGCCCCGAGCAAACCGCGCTCACCGCCGACACCGTGCTGCGCTACCACCTGTGCTGGAAGCACCGCGACCTCGACGGCGTCATTGCGCTTTACCACCCCGACGTCCAGTACCACGACTTCTTCCAGAACCGCGTGCTTGGCTACGTTGAGCTGCGCGACTACGTGAGCGCTTGCCTGCCCCACGAAGCGGGCGAAGACATCGTGCACAGTGACCGCATCCGCGTCGACGGCTGTACCGCGTTCATCCAGTATCAGGTCACGGTTCAGGGTGGCGAAGGACTGGTGGCTTTCCAGTCGAGCGAGGCGATCACGGTCAAGGATGGGCTGATCTGGCGGGTCAACGAATACGCCACGTTGGTACGCCAAAGCGGCAACAGCCTTACCAGCGGCGGCCCGCGCCCGGCCACCAGCCGCCTGGGCCTGTCCCCGCGCCAGTTGTCGACCATGGCCCAGGACCTGGAACACTACTTCCAGCGCCAACGCCCCTACCTCGACCCGGAGCTGGATCTGCAGCAGGTTGCAGACGCCAGCGGCTACAGCCGCAACCAGATTTCCTACCTGCTGAACCAGGTGCTCGGGCAAAGCTTCTACCGCTACGTCAACCAGGCCCGCCTGCAGCACCTGATGGCCAGCCTGGACGATGACAGTGTCGAGGCAACGATCGATGACTTGGCGTTCAATGCCGGCTTCAATTCATTGTCAGCCTTCTACAAATGCTTCCGCGAGCAAACCGGCGTCACCCCCAAAGCGTACCTCAAGCAAATTTCCCTGCGTGCACGCACGTAA
- a CDS encoding NAD(P)/FAD-dependent oxidoreductase — protein MQPLRTLSLWMDQLDEPLCARPALREDLNVDVCIIGAGYTGLWTAYYLKRQAPHLNIAIIEANIAGFGASGRNGGWLMGNLLGEDRLLATLSPQQRRASIDLLQGIPDEVQGVLQQEGIDCDYRKGGVLYCAARYPEQERSLRAYLDDLYRQGMTEDDYRWLRPEQLDGQLRVSNAYGAIYSPHTATIQPAKLVRGLARAVEKLGVPIYENSPAIDWQPGEVRTPLSRIRCQWMVPAVEGYAASLPPLGKHQLPVQSLLVATEPLPESMWEQIGLNQGQAFSESSRQVTYGQRTADNRLVFGARGGYRFGGRLRENFTLDEHEIELRRYLFSELFPQLKHVRITHTWGGNLGMARRFRPHMLCDRQRGIALAGGYGGEGVGATNLGGRTLAALILNQHNELTAQPWVLDNRPISSLANWPPEPCRWLGYNAIIRSFVHEDRTLANPASAPWRRRLASSLADFMEGFMH, from the coding sequence ATGCAACCCCTGCGCACGCTCAGCCTGTGGATGGACCAGCTCGACGAGCCGCTGTGTGCCCGCCCGGCACTGCGTGAAGACCTCAACGTGGATGTGTGCATCATCGGCGCCGGTTACACCGGCCTGTGGACCGCCTACTACCTGAAGCGCCAGGCACCGCACCTGAACATTGCAATTATCGAGGCCAACATCGCCGGTTTCGGCGCTTCGGGGCGCAATGGCGGCTGGTTGATGGGCAACCTGCTGGGTGAGGACCGCTTGCTGGCCACGTTGTCGCCACAACAGCGGCGCGCCAGCATCGACCTGCTACAAGGCATCCCCGATGAGGTGCAAGGGGTACTGCAGCAAGAAGGCATCGACTGCGATTACCGCAAGGGTGGCGTGCTCTACTGTGCCGCGCGCTACCCAGAGCAGGAGCGCAGCCTGCGCGCCTACCTGGACGACTTGTATCGTCAGGGCATGACCGAGGATGACTACCGCTGGCTGCGCCCCGAACAACTGGATGGGCAGCTGCGTGTAAGCAATGCCTACGGCGCCATCTACAGCCCGCACACCGCTACCATCCAGCCGGCCAAGCTAGTGCGCGGCCTGGCCAGGGCCGTGGAAAAGCTCGGCGTGCCCATCTATGAAAACAGCCCGGCGATCGACTGGCAGCCCGGTGAAGTTCGCACACCTCTGTCACGCATCCGTTGCCAATGGATGGTCCCTGCGGTGGAAGGCTACGCGGCCAGCCTGCCGCCGCTCGGCAAACACCAGTTACCGGTTCAAAGCTTGCTGGTCGCCACCGAGCCGCTGCCCGAATCGATGTGGGAGCAGATCGGCCTGAACCAAGGCCAGGCCTTCAGCGAAAGTAGCCGCCAGGTCACCTACGGCCAGCGCACCGCCGACAATCGCCTGGTATTCGGTGCCCGTGGCGGCTATCGCTTCGGCGGCAGGCTGCGCGAAAACTTCACCCTCGACGAGCACGAGATCGAACTGCGCCGCTACCTGTTCAGCGAGTTGTTCCCGCAACTCAAACATGTGCGCATCACCCACACCTGGGGCGGCAATCTGGGCATGGCGCGGCGGTTCCGCCCGCACATGCTGTGCGACCGCCAGCGGGGTATAGCCCTGGCCGGCGGCTACGGCGGCGAGGGTGTTGGCGCCACCAACCTCGGCGGACGCACGCTGGCTGCGCTGATCCTCAACCAACATAACGAACTGACCGCCCAGCCCTGGGTGCTCGACAACCGCCCTATCTCAAGCCTCGCCAACTGGCCACCCGAGCCGTGCCGATGGCTTGGCTACAACGCCATCATCCGCAGTTTCGTCCACGAGGACCGGACCCTCGCCAACCCCGCCAGCGCACCCTGGAGGCGGCGCCTGGCCAGCTCGCTCGCAGACTTCATGGAAGGCTTCATGCACTGA
- a CDS encoding cupin domain-containing protein, which yields MSITQFKHTDSLVLDSSNPVAVPLGEPVAVTSVTCVERSDGVETGIWECTPGRWRRQIVQQEFCHFIKGRCTFTPDGGETLYIEAGDALMLPANSTGTWDIQETVRKTYVLIF from the coding sequence ATGAGCATCACCCAGTTCAAACACACAGACAGCCTTGTGCTGGACAGCAGCAACCCGGTCGCCGTACCGCTCGGCGAACCGGTGGCAGTCACCTCGGTCACCTGCGTGGAACGCAGCGACGGCGTCGAAACCGGCATCTGGGAGTGCACTCCCGGGCGCTGGCGGCGGCAGATCGTGCAACAGGAGTTTTGCCACTTCATCAAGGGCCGCTGCACCTTCACCCCTGACGGTGGCGAAACCCTCTACATAGAAGCCGGAGACGCACTGATGCTACCGGCCAACAGCACCGGCACCTGGGACATCCAGGAGACCGTGCGCAAGACCTACGTTCTGATCTTTTGA
- a CDS encoding polyamine ABC transporter substrate-binding protein: MRTLLLAPLMLAASVASAAETVKIYNWSSYVAPDTLKNFQQATGVVPTYDVYDSNETLDGKLMTGNSGYDVVFPSNHFMARQIQGKALKKLDKSQLPNWHYLNPVLLKALEVNDPGNQYGFPYLWGSTGIGYNIDKVKAVLGDNAPLDSWDLFFKPEYISKLKGCGVAVLDNGPELLPIALHYLGLPHHSQDPKDYEKAKDLLMKVRPYISYFHSSKYTGDLANGDVCMVVGFSGDVLQAKNRAEEAKNGVKVGYSIPKEGAPMWFDMVAMPADAPDGKAGYAYMNYLLQPEVMANISNFVQYANGNQKADGLVEPAMKGNEMIYPSEAVMGKLYALEAMPAKIDRIRTRIWTSIKAGN, from the coding sequence ATGCGCACGCTCCTTCTCGCACCCCTGATGCTGGCCGCCAGCGTGGCCAGTGCCGCCGAAACGGTGAAGATCTACAATTGGTCCAGCTACGTAGCGCCCGACACCCTGAAGAACTTCCAGCAGGCCACGGGCGTTGTGCCCACCTATGACGTTTACGACAGCAACGAAACCCTTGATGGCAAGTTGATGACCGGGAACTCCGGCTACGACGTGGTGTTTCCGTCCAACCACTTCATGGCCCGGCAGATTCAGGGCAAGGCCCTGAAGAAGCTCGACAAGTCGCAGTTGCCCAATTGGCACTACCTCAACCCGGTACTGCTCAAGGCACTTGAGGTCAACGACCCGGGCAACCAGTACGGCTTCCCGTACCTGTGGGGCAGCACCGGCATCGGCTACAACATCGACAAGGTCAAGGCAGTGCTCGGCGACAACGCGCCACTCGATTCATGGGACCTGTTCTTCAAGCCCGAGTACATCAGCAAGCTCAAGGGCTGTGGCGTGGCAGTGCTGGACAACGGGCCGGAACTGCTGCCGATCGCCCTGCATTACCTGGGCCTGCCGCACCACAGCCAGGACCCGAAAGACTACGAAAAGGCCAAGGACCTACTGATGAAGGTGCGCCCGTACATCAGCTACTTCCACTCCTCGAAGTACACCGGCGATTTGGCCAATGGCGATGTGTGCATGGTGGTGGGGTTCTCGGGGGATGTGCTGCAGGCGAAGAACCGGGCTGAAGAGGCGAAGAATGGGGTGAAGGTGGGCTATTCCATCCCGAAGGAAGGGGCTCCGATGTGGTTCGACATGGTCGCCATGCCCGCCGATGCGCCAGATGGAAAGGCCGGGTATGCGTACATGAATTACCTGCTGCAGCCGGAGGTAATGGCCAACATCAGCAACTTCGTGCAATACGCGAATGGCAACCAGAAGGCAGACGGGCTGGTAGAGCCCGCGATGAAGGGTAACGAGATGATTTACCCAAGCGAAGCGGTAATGGGCAAGTTGTATGCCCTGGAGGCAATGCCGGCGAAGATCGACCGCATCCGCACGCGAATCTGGACCAGCATCAAAGCCGGCAATTGA
- a CDS encoding peptide chain release factor 3 — MTNQAAEVAKRRTFAIISHPDAGKTTITEKLLLMGKAISVAGTVKSRKSDRHATSDWMEMEKQRGISITTSVMQFPYREHMINLLDTPGHEDFSEDTYRTLTAVDSALMVLDGGKGVEPRTIALMDVCRLRDTPIVSFINKLDRDIRDPIELLDEIEAVLKIKAAPITWPIGCYRDFKGVYHLTGDYIIVYTPGHGHERTEAKIIQKLDSDEARAHLGDQYDSFVDQLELVQGACHEFNQDEFINGQLTPVFFGTALGNFGVDHVLDAVVDWAPRPLGRVAHERTVEPVEEKFTGFVFKIQANMDPKHRDRIAFMRICSGKYEKGMKMRHVRLNKDLRIGDALTFFSSEREQLEEAFAGDIIGLHNHGTIQIGDTFTEGEALGFTGIPHFAPELFRRVRLKDPLKSKQLRQGLQQLAEEGATQVFFPERSNDIILGAVGVLQFDVVASRLKEEYKVECAYEPITVWSARWISCDDKKKLEEFQTKAMENLAIDGGGHLTYLAPTRVNLSLMEERWPDIKFRATREHH, encoded by the coding sequence ATGACCAACCAGGCCGCCGAAGTCGCGAAGCGCCGCACTTTCGCAATCATTTCCCACCCCGACGCCGGTAAAACCACCATCACCGAGAAGCTCCTGCTGATGGGCAAGGCAATCTCTGTCGCGGGTACCGTGAAGTCGCGCAAGTCCGACCGCCACGCCACGTCCGACTGGATGGAAATGGAGAAGCAGCGCGGTATCTCCATCACCACCTCGGTGATGCAGTTCCCGTACCGCGAGCACATGATCAACCTGCTCGACACCCCCGGCCACGAAGACTTCTCGGAAGACACCTACCGCACCCTGACCGCGGTTGACTCGGCGCTGATGGTGCTCGACGGCGGTAAAGGTGTAGAGCCGCGTACCATCGCCCTGATGGACGTGTGCCGCCTGCGCGACACGCCAATCGTGAGCTTCATCAACAAACTCGACCGTGACATCCGCGACCCGATCGAGTTGCTCGACGAGATCGAAGCCGTTCTCAAGATCAAGGCCGCGCCGATCACCTGGCCGATTGGCTGCTACCGCGACTTCAAAGGCGTGTACCACCTGACCGGCGACTACATCATCGTCTACACCCCGGGCCACGGCCACGAGCGCACCGAAGCCAAGATCATCCAGAAGCTGGACTCCGACGAGGCCCGAGCGCACCTGGGCGACCAGTACGATTCGTTTGTCGATCAGTTGGAGCTGGTGCAAGGCGCCTGCCATGAGTTCAACCAGGACGAGTTCATCAACGGCCAGCTGACCCCGGTGTTCTTCGGTACTGCACTGGGCAACTTCGGTGTCGACCACGTGCTCGACGCGGTTGTCGACTGGGCGCCGCGTCCGTTGGGCCGTGTTGCCCACGAGCGGACGGTCGAGCCTGTAGAAGAGAAGTTCACCGGCTTCGTGTTCAAGATCCAGGCGAACATGGACCCTAAACACCGCGACCGCATCGCCTTCATGCGCATTTGCTCGGGCAAGTACGAGAAGGGCATGAAGATGCGCCACGTGCGCTTGAACAAAGACCTGCGTATCGGCGATGCGCTGACTTTCTTCTCGTCCGAACGTGAGCAACTGGAAGAAGCCTTTGCCGGTGACATCATCGGCCTGCACAACCACGGCACCATCCAGATCGGTGACACCTTCACCGAAGGCGAGGCACTGGGCTTTACCGGTATCCCGCACTTTGCGCCAGAGCTGTTCCGCCGTGTACGCCTGAAGGACCCGCTCAAGTCCAAGCAGCTGCGTCAGGGCCTGCAGCAGCTGGCAGAAGAGGGCGCCACCCAGGTGTTCTTCCCGGAGCGCAGCAACGACATCATTCTTGGCGCCGTGGGTGTGCTGCAGTTTGACGTGGTCGCCAGCCGCCTGAAGGAAGAGTACAAGGTCGAGTGCGCCTACGAGCCGATCACTGTGTGGTCAGCCCGCTGGATCAGCTGTGACGACAAGAAGAAGCTCGAGGAATTCCAGACCAAGGCCATGGAGAACCTGGCCATCGACGGTGGCGGTCACTTGACCTACCTGGCGCCGACCCGGGTCAACCTGTCGCTGATGGAAGAGCGCTGGCCGGACATCAAGTTCCGGGCTACCCGCGAACATCATTGA